In Drosophila pseudoobscura strain MV-25-SWS-2005 chromosome 4, UCI_Dpse_MV25, whole genome shotgun sequence, the following proteins share a genomic window:
- the LOC6903407 gene encoding coiled-coil domain-containing protein 102A isoform X3, protein MSQAASTTQSAAAAPVGGGSRRLPSDGVGGVGVMGNTMSARFGETEWEARESQRQRELHEARARAAQMEKTMKWWSDCTANWREKWSKVRNERNKAREESKQLSVKLDVAMKEAHSLKREKNDLEVQITQLKKEMEKVHTLMMKHAGQFHRADTNEDAEANGRDANCSPDISSDGLKNINSEDGLVTKLTNDVKDLDIEEFAMKGAMPKHLTDLDEAAAAEEKRLIQQLSKDDFDEDYLLQKISMLQLRLDEAQKTLQAERDEKHELHKSIEKLTLEIQDVRGRHEEMRSAKQEAVRELLTLQEQHRAEMRIVNNSLQEEIAARENLERRLTELRTELEHLQAENASEWGKRERLESEKLALERDNKKLRAELRDYQERSDRKCRPMQANDVELRALQQELSERNKEISEVKMSHAKLKKLLAETNTELSHAVRRAEQYEAEVKRLRQRVEELKRELAGAEDELDSAVNQVRRLQRSNDELVGQTEGFQVQIQHLQNRLRSYGSTSLLLDDETEGNSD, encoded by the exons ATGTCACAGGCAGCGTCTACCACGCAGagtgcagctgctgcaccGGTGGGTGGCGGCAGTCGACGGCTGCCCAGCGATGGCGTGGGCGGCGTTGGCGTCATGGGGAATACCATGTCAGCGAGATTCGGTGAGACCGAATGGGAGGCCCGAGAG TCGCAACGCCAACGCGAACTGCATGAGGCGCGTGCCAGGGCGGCGCAGATGGAGAAGACCATGAAGTGGTG GTCTGATTGCACTGCCAACTGGCGCGAGAAATGGAGTAAG GTACGCAACGAGCGGAACAAGGCCCGGGAAGAATCCAAACAGTTAAGCGTTAAACTGGACGTCGCAATGAAGGAGGCACATTCACTGAAGCGCGAGAAGAATGATCTTGAGGTGCAGATCACACAGCTGAAGAAGGAAATGGAGAAGGTGCACACGCTGATGATGAAGCATGCGGGCCAGTTCCATCGGGCCGACACCAACGAGGATGCCGAAGCCAACGGACGCGACGCCAACTGCTCGCCGGACATTTCTTCGGATGGCCTGAAGAATATCAATAGCGAGGATGGTTTGGTCACCAAACTAACCAACGATGTGAAAGATCTGGACATTGAGGAGTTTGCCATGAAAGGAGCCATGCCCAAGCATTTGACGGATCTGGATGAGGCCGCGGCCGCCGAAGAGAAGCGTCTGATACAGCAGTTGTCCAAGGATGACTTTGACGAAGATTACTTGCTGCAAAAAATATCCATGCTGCAGTTGCGACTCGATGAAGCGCAGAAAACTCTACAGGCCGAAAGGGA TGAGAAGCACGAACTTCACAAGAGCATTGAGAAGCTGACACTGGAGATACAGGATGTGCGCGGACGTCACGAGGAGATGCGTTCAGCCAAGCAGGAAGCGGTTCGCGAGCTCTTGACactgcaggagcagcatcGGGCAGAGATGCGCATCGTGAACAACTCGCTGCAGGAAGAGATTGCCGCACGTGAGAACCTAGAGCGCCGTCTCACAGAGCTGCGAACCGAACTGGAGCATCTGCAGGCAGAAAACGCCTCCGAATGGGGCAAGCGGGAGCGCCTGGAGTCTGAGAAGTTGGCCTTGGAGCGCGACAACAAAAAGCTGCGCGCCGAGCTGCGTGACTATCAGGAGCGTTCGGATCGCAAGTGTCGCCCTATGCAGGCCAACGATGTGGAGCTTCGCGCGCTGCAGCAGGAGCTCTCGGAGCGCAACAAGGAGATCAGCGAGGTGAAAATGTCGCATGCCAAGCTGAAGAAACTGTTGGCTGAGACCAACACGGAGCTGAGCCACGCAGTGCGCCGGGCAGAGCAATACGAGGCAGAG GTCAAACGCCTACGGCAGCGGGTGGAGGAGCTAAAAAGGGAATTAGCGGGCGCCGAAGACGAGCTGGATTCGGCGGTGAATCAGGTGCGGCGTCTGCAGCGCTCCAACGATGAACTAGTGGGCCAAACTGAGGGCTTTCAGGTGCAAATTCAACATCTACAGAACAG ACTCCGTAGCTATGGTTCGACAAGCTTACTGCTGGACGATGAGACCGAAGGAAATAGCGATTGA
- the LOC6903407 gene encoding coiled-coil domain-containing protein 102A isoform X1, translating to MSQAASTTQSAAAAPVGGGSRRLPSDGVGGVGVMGNTMSARFGETEWEARESQRQRELHEARARAAQMEKTMKWWSDCTANWREKWSKVRNERNKAREESKQLSVKLDVAMKEAHSLKREKNDLEVQITQLKKEMEKVHTLMMKHAGQFHRADTNEDAEANGRDANCSPDISSDGLKNINSEDGLVTKLTNDVKDLDIEEFAMKGAMPKHLTDLDEAAAAEEKRLIQQLSKDDFDEDYLLQKISMLQLRLDEAQKTLQAERDEKHELHKSIEKLTLEIQDVRGRHEEMRSAKQEAVRELLTLQEQHRAEMRIVNNSLQEEIAARENLERRLTELRTELEHLQAENASEWGKRERLESEKLALERDNKKLRAELRDYQERSDRKCRPMQANDVELRALQQELSERNKEISEVKMSHAKLKKLLAETNTELSHAVRRAEQYEAEVKRLRQRVEELKRELAGAEDELDSAVNQVRRLQRSNDELVGQTEGFQVQIQHLQNRRAPSPQLRGMGGVQLRNKIAVELPNDCLPNINDLRQIFDDSQAGMRSSHNGSDAAVHHAASVKRSSHTERTLLQQQQSSAAASAAAAAAAAAAFYDAKPTHLEENIFESKSRNLEFERAKQKFDNPHGSHHHHQRQRSGNGHGRYGSAGSSSNCSSANRSNLVLPLKCMTNGGTPSSASSKDEMNRQLYEAHEKEQGYARNSINLDGLKVSDDEVSRTEPCSLRIFY from the exons ATGTCACAGGCAGCGTCTACCACGCAGagtgcagctgctgcaccGGTGGGTGGCGGCAGTCGACGGCTGCCCAGCGATGGCGTGGGCGGCGTTGGCGTCATGGGGAATACCATGTCAGCGAGATTCGGTGAGACCGAATGGGAGGCCCGAGAG TCGCAACGCCAACGCGAACTGCATGAGGCGCGTGCCAGGGCGGCGCAGATGGAGAAGACCATGAAGTGGTG GTCTGATTGCACTGCCAACTGGCGCGAGAAATGGAGTAAG GTACGCAACGAGCGGAACAAGGCCCGGGAAGAATCCAAACAGTTAAGCGTTAAACTGGACGTCGCAATGAAGGAGGCACATTCACTGAAGCGCGAGAAGAATGATCTTGAGGTGCAGATCACACAGCTGAAGAAGGAAATGGAGAAGGTGCACACGCTGATGATGAAGCATGCGGGCCAGTTCCATCGGGCCGACACCAACGAGGATGCCGAAGCCAACGGACGCGACGCCAACTGCTCGCCGGACATTTCTTCGGATGGCCTGAAGAATATCAATAGCGAGGATGGTTTGGTCACCAAACTAACCAACGATGTGAAAGATCTGGACATTGAGGAGTTTGCCATGAAAGGAGCCATGCCCAAGCATTTGACGGATCTGGATGAGGCCGCGGCCGCCGAAGAGAAGCGTCTGATACAGCAGTTGTCCAAGGATGACTTTGACGAAGATTACTTGCTGCAAAAAATATCCATGCTGCAGTTGCGACTCGATGAAGCGCAGAAAACTCTACAGGCCGAAAGGGA TGAGAAGCACGAACTTCACAAGAGCATTGAGAAGCTGACACTGGAGATACAGGATGTGCGCGGACGTCACGAGGAGATGCGTTCAGCCAAGCAGGAAGCGGTTCGCGAGCTCTTGACactgcaggagcagcatcGGGCAGAGATGCGCATCGTGAACAACTCGCTGCAGGAAGAGATTGCCGCACGTGAGAACCTAGAGCGCCGTCTCACAGAGCTGCGAACCGAACTGGAGCATCTGCAGGCAGAAAACGCCTCCGAATGGGGCAAGCGGGAGCGCCTGGAGTCTGAGAAGTTGGCCTTGGAGCGCGACAACAAAAAGCTGCGCGCCGAGCTGCGTGACTATCAGGAGCGTTCGGATCGCAAGTGTCGCCCTATGCAGGCCAACGATGTGGAGCTTCGCGCGCTGCAGCAGGAGCTCTCGGAGCGCAACAAGGAGATCAGCGAGGTGAAAATGTCGCATGCCAAGCTGAAGAAACTGTTGGCTGAGACCAACACGGAGCTGAGCCACGCAGTGCGCCGGGCAGAGCAATACGAGGCAGAG GTCAAACGCCTACGGCAGCGGGTGGAGGAGCTAAAAAGGGAATTAGCGGGCGCCGAAGACGAGCTGGATTCGGCGGTGAATCAGGTGCGGCGTCTGCAGCGCTCCAACGATGAACTAGTGGGCCAAACTGAGGGCTTTCAGGTGCAAATTCAACATCTACAGAACAG ACGAGCCCCCAGTCCGCAGCTGCGCGGCATGGGTGGCGTTCAGTTGAGGAACAAAATAGCCGTCGAGCTGCCCAACGATTGTCTGCCGAATATCAATGATCTGCGCCAGATCTTTGATGATTCTCAGGCGGGAATGCGCAGCTCCCACAATGGCAGCGATGCCGCTGTTCATCATGCGGCTTCTGTAAAGCGTTCCAGTCACACGGAGCGcacgctgctgcagcagcaacagagcaGTGCAGCTGCCtcggctgcggcagcggcggcggcagcagcggcctTCTACGATGCAAAGCCCACGCATCTGGAGGAGAACATCTTCGAGTCAAAGTCCCGGAACCTGGAGTTTGAGCGGGCCAAGCAGAAGTTTGACAATCCCCATGGATCgcatcaccaccaccagagGCAGCGGTCGGGCAACGGACATGGCCGATACGGTAGTgccgggagcagcagcaactgcagcagcgccAATCGCTCGAATCTCGTGCTGCCCCTCAAATGCATGACCAATGGGGGTACTCCTTCCTCGGCGTCCAGCAAGGACGAGATGAACAGGCAGCTGTACGAGGCGCACGAGAAGGAGCAGGGCTATGCCAGGAATAGTATCAATCTGGATGGTCTCAAGGTATCCGACGATGAGGTGAGCCGCACGGAACCCTGTTCTCTTCGCATCTTTTACTAA
- the epsilonCOP gene encoding coatomer subunit epsilon: MSRGQQNEEDTNAVLFDARNEYYIGNFMGSINFVLPEQGTAGAELLSYMYLSYLAIDSGRIIASDIKEGSSTPLQALRLVHEAFEQPSRCEEVLEKLTDKVAGDEDETNLWHIATAIVYCYDGQFENALKILHGSTNLESMALSVQCLLRLHRVDLAKQLVAKMQEISDDATLTQLAQAWVALAQGTEQMQDAFHIYQEFCEKFKPTPALLNGQAVVHLGLERYEEADAVLRESLIKKHNDYDTLINLMVLSHLTGKPSENITRYLEQLRQFYPKSDFITDLDKKSTEFDRLCMQYDLGAEEKLLAV; the protein is encoded by the coding sequence ATGAGCAGGGGCCAGCAAAACGAAGAGGATACCAATGCGGTGCTGTTCGATGCCCGAAACGAGTACTACATTGGCAACTTTATGGGCTCCATCAACTTTGTACTGCCCGAGCAGGGAACGGCTGGAGCGGAGCTGCTATCCTACATGTACCTGTCGTACCTGGCCATTGACTCGGGCCGCATCATTGCCTCGGACATCAAGGAGGGAAGCTCGACGCCGCTGCAGGCCTTGCGTCTGGTCCACGAGGCCTTCGAGCAGCCGTCCCGGTGCGAGGAAGTGCTGGAGAAGCTAACCGACAAGGTGGCCGGCGATGAGGATGAGACCAATCTCTGGCACATTGCCACCGCCATTGTGTACTGCTACGACGGGCAGTTCGAAAACGCCCTGAAAATCCTGCATGGCTCCACTAATCTCGAGTCGATGGCTCTCTCTGTGCAATGCCTGTTGCGCCTCCATCGTGTCGATCTGGCCAAGCAGCTGGTGGCCAAAATGCAGGAGATCAGCGATGATGCCACCCTAACACAGCTGGCTCAGGCCTGGGTGGCCCTAGCGCAGGGTACGGAGCAGATGCAAGACGCCTTCCACATCTACCAGGAGTTCTGCGAGAAGTTCAAGCCCACGCCGGCATTGCTCAATGGCCAGGCGGTGGTCCACTTGGGCCTGGAGCGCTACGAGGAAGCCGACGCTGTTCTGCGCGAGTCACTGATAAAAAAGCACAACGACTACGACACTCTGATTAATCTCATGGTTTTGTCGCATCTGACGGGCAAGCCCTCGGAAAACATAACGCGGTATCTGGAGCAGCTGCGTCAATTCTACCCAAAGAGCGACTTCATCACGGACCTAGACAAGAAGTCAACAGAGTTCGATCGCCTCTGTATGCAGTATGATCTGGGTGCCGAGGAGAAACTCTTGGCCGTCTAA
- the LOC4818115 gene encoding carbohydrate sulfotransferase 2 isoform X2, with the protein MSTAELDADLESCALLNAGDTTVDPGRTRAKQRVSLNSKRRRSRMSRRANLIGICGVGSLCILLLIATTQHRPLTTPFNQGSGGGPAGAAASLSQAAAYGVDGGPSNSLGRNSFYERLQQQMQQQPSQTVVYNLTATIADVLSAQRSRILTEMENFEYPRGGAERLSDMTPATNGTPVRSVVVTSWRSGSTFLGDILNSIPGNYYHYEPLLDFGIKQVRDPDDQDLAVQNLKNLLNCDYADMTDYLNFGKTHTYLFEHNTRLWDVCREYPRFCWRPHFLTRFCRLFPIQSMKTVRLRLAQAEKLLEDQRYGNRNGLETSLRLKIFVESVY; encoded by the exons ATGAGCACAGCGGAACTGGATGCGGACTTGGAGTCGTGTGCGCTACTGAACGCTGGTGATACCACCGTCGATCCTGGCAGGACACGCGCTAAGCAGCGCGTCAGTTTGAACTCGAAGCGTCGACGCAGCAGAATGTCGCGGCGGGCGAACCTCATTGGCATCTGTGGCGTGGGCAGTCTGTGCATCCTGCTGCTGATAGCCACCACCCAGCATCGTCCTCTCACGACGCCCTTCAACCAGGGATCGGGCGGCGGCCCGGCGGGGGCAGCGGCCTCGCTCAGCCAGGCGGCCGCCTATGGCGTCGATGGAGGTCCCTCCAACAGCCTAGGCCGCAACTCCTTCTACGAacgcctgcagcagcagatgcagcagcagccctcgCAGACTGTCGTCTACAACCTGACAGCTACTATAGCGGATGTCCTGTCGGCTCAACGGTCGCGCATCCTCACCGAAATGGAGAACTTCGAGTACCCGCGCGGCGGGGCCGAGCGGCTCAGTGACATGACGCCCGCCACAAACGGCACGCCCGTCCGCAGTGTGGTCGTCACCTCCTGGCGGTCGGGCTCCACCTTCCTGGGGGACATACTCAACTCCATTCCAGGCAACTACTACCACTACGAGCCGCTGCTCGACTTTGGCATCAAGCAGGTTCGCGATCCCGATGACCAGGACCTGGCCGTCCAGAATCTAAAGAATCTCCTCAACTGCGACTACGCCGACATGACGGACTACCTGAACTTCGGAAAGACGCACACATATCTCTTCGAGCACAACACCCGACTGTGGGACGTCTGTCGCGAGTATCCGCGCTTCTGCTGGCGGCCCCACTTCCTCACGCGCTTCTGTCGTCTCTTCCCCATTCAAAGCATGAAGACGGTGCGGCTGCGCCTGGCGCAGGCCGAGAAACTGCTGGAGGACCAAAG GTATGGTAACAGGAACGGGCTTGAAACTAGCTTAAGACTCAAGATATTCGTGGAAAGTGTTTACTGA
- the Phf5a gene encoding PHD finger-like domain-containing protein 5A: protein MAKHHPDLIFCRKQPGVAIGRLCEKDDGKCVICDSYVRPCTLVRICDECNYGSYQGRCVICGGPGVSDAYYCKSCTMQEKDRDGCPKIVNLGSSKTDLFYERKKYGFKQNY, encoded by the exons ATGGCCAAGCATCATCCCGATTTGATTTTTTGCCGCAAACAACCTGGCGTGG CCATTGGACGCCTCTGCGAGAAGGATGATGGAAAATGCGTGATTTGCGATTCCTACGTGCGTCCCTGCACCCTGGTGCGGATCTGCGATGAGTGTAACTACGGATCCTATCAGGGAAGATGTGTCATCTGCGGAGGACCTGGAGTGTCCGATGCATACTACTGCAAGTCTTGCACCATGCAGGAGAAGGAT CGCGATGGCTGCCCCAAAATCGTCAATCTGGGCAGCTCCAAGACTGATTTGTTCTACGAGCGAAAGAAATATGGCTTCAAACAAAA CTACTAA
- the LOC4817856 gene encoding glutaryl-CoA dehydrogenase, mitochondrial, with amino-acid sequence MIAQSVIGKLINPCARRLASSKAAAPKFNWQDPLNLESQLTEEEVAIRDAFRGYCQAELLPRVKMANRLEQFDKKIMEEIGSLGVLGCTLKGYGCAGVSSVAYGLLTREVERVDSAYRSAVSVQSSLAMGAIYDYGSEEQKERYLPSMAKGKLIGGFGLTEPNHGSDPAGMETNAKYDSKTKTYILNGSKTWITSAPIADVLVVWAKCEDGKLRGFLVDRKISGKGLDTPKIEGKFSLRASPTGMILMDDVRVPEEQLLPKASGFSGPFNCLNNARYGIAWGALGAAEACVDIARQYTLDRKQFGRPLAANQLIQKKLADATTEIALGLQGCLQVGRLKDQKLHTPEMISLLKRNNTGKSLDIARQMRDMLGGNGISDEYHVIRHVMNLESVNTYEGTHDIHALILGRAITGLAAFAN; translated from the exons atgaTTGCGCAAAGTGTGATAGGAAAACTAATAAATCCGTGTGCTCGCCGCTTGGCAAGCAGCAAGGCTGCAGCTCCCAAATTCAACTGGCAGGATCCCCTCAACCTGGAGAGCCAGCTGACCGAAGAGGAGGTGGCCATTCGCGACGCCTTCCGCGGCTACTGCCAGGCGGAGCTGCTGCCCCGCGTGAAGATGGCCAATCGACTGGAGCAGTTTGACAAGAAGATCATGGAGGAGATCGGCAGTCTGGGCGTGTTGGGTTGCACCCTGAAGGGCTACGGCTGTGCCGGAGTGTCCAGTGTGGCCTATGGCCTGCTCACCCGCGAGGTGGAGCGCGTTGACTCCGCCTACCGTTCGGCAGTGAGTGTACAGAGCTCGCTGGCCATGGGAGCCATCTACGACTACGGGTCAGAggagcagaaagagagatattTACCCAGCATGGCGAAGGGCAAGCTGATAG GGGGCTTTGGCTTGACCGAGCCAAACCATGGCAGCGATCCGGCCGGCATGGAAACCAATGCCAAATACGACAGCAAAACGAAGACGTACATCTTGAATGGATCCAAGACATGGATCACGAGCGCCCCCATTGCCGATGTGCTGGTTGTGTGGGCCAAGTGCGAAGATGGCAAGCTGCGCGGCTTCCTAGTGGATCGCAAGATATCCGGTAAGGGCCTGGACACCCCCAAGATCGAGGGAAAATTCTCGCTGCGTGCCTCACCCACGGGCATGATTCTCATGGACGATGTGCGAGTGCccgaggagcagctgctgcccaaGGCAAGTGGCTTCAGTGGCCCCTTCAACTGCCTGAACAATGCCCGCTATGGCATCGCCTGGGGAGCCTTGGGCGCCGCCGAGGCCTGTGTGGACATAGCCCGTCAGTACACCCTCGATCGCAAGCAGTTCGGACGCCCATTGGCGGCGAATCAGTTGATCCAGAAGAAGCTGGCCGATGCCACCACAGAGATTGCCTTGGGCCTGCAGGGCTGTCTGCAGGTGGGTCGCCTCAAGGACCAGAAGCTGCACACACCCGAGATGATCTCCCTTCTGAAGCGGAACAATACGGGCAAGTCTCTGGACATTGCTCGTCAAATGCGAGACATGCTGGGTGGCAATGGAATCAGCGATGAGTACCATGTGATCAGGCATGTGATGAACCTAGAGTCGGTCAACACCTACGAGGGCACCCACGACATTCACGCTCTGATTCTCGGACGTGCAATCACCGGACTGGCGGCCTTTGCCAACTGA
- the LOC6903407 gene encoding coiled-coil domain-containing protein 102A isoform X2, which yields MSQAASTTQSAAAAPVGGGSRRLPSDGVGGVGVMGNTMSARFGETEWEARESQRQRELHEARARAAQMEKTMKWWSDCTANWREKWSKVRNERNKAREESKQLSVKLDVAMKEAHSLKREKNDLEVQITQLKKEMEKVHTLMMKHAGQFHRADTNEDAEANGRDANCSPDISSDGLKNINSEDGLVTKLTNDVKDLDIEEFAMKGAMPKHLTDLDEAAAAEEKRLIQQLSKDDFDEDYLLQKISMLQLRLDEAQKTLQAERDEKHELHKSIEKLTLEIQDVRGRHEEMRSAKQEAVRELLTLQEQHRAEMRIVNNSLQEEIAARENLERRLTELRTELEHLQAENASEWGKRERLESEKLALERDNKKLRAELRDYQERSDRKCRPMQANDVELRALQQELSERNKEISEVKMSHAKLKKLLAETNTELSHAVRRAEQYEAEVKRLRQRVEELKRELAGAEDELDSAVNQVRRLQRSNDELVGQTEGFQVQIQHLQNRRAPSPQLRGMGGVQLRNKIAVELPNDCLPNINDLRQIFDDSQAGMRSSHNGSDAAVHHAASVKRSSHTERTLLQQQQSSAAASAAAAAAAAAAFYDAKPTHLEENIFESKSRNLEFERAKQKFDNPHGSHHHHQRQRSGNGHGRYGSAGSSSNCSSANRSNLVLPLKCMTNGGTPSSASSKDEMNRQLYEAHEKEQGYARNSINLDGLKVSDDETP from the exons ATGTCACAGGCAGCGTCTACCACGCAGagtgcagctgctgcaccGGTGGGTGGCGGCAGTCGACGGCTGCCCAGCGATGGCGTGGGCGGCGTTGGCGTCATGGGGAATACCATGTCAGCGAGATTCGGTGAGACCGAATGGGAGGCCCGAGAG TCGCAACGCCAACGCGAACTGCATGAGGCGCGTGCCAGGGCGGCGCAGATGGAGAAGACCATGAAGTGGTG GTCTGATTGCACTGCCAACTGGCGCGAGAAATGGAGTAAG GTACGCAACGAGCGGAACAAGGCCCGGGAAGAATCCAAACAGTTAAGCGTTAAACTGGACGTCGCAATGAAGGAGGCACATTCACTGAAGCGCGAGAAGAATGATCTTGAGGTGCAGATCACACAGCTGAAGAAGGAAATGGAGAAGGTGCACACGCTGATGATGAAGCATGCGGGCCAGTTCCATCGGGCCGACACCAACGAGGATGCCGAAGCCAACGGACGCGACGCCAACTGCTCGCCGGACATTTCTTCGGATGGCCTGAAGAATATCAATAGCGAGGATGGTTTGGTCACCAAACTAACCAACGATGTGAAAGATCTGGACATTGAGGAGTTTGCCATGAAAGGAGCCATGCCCAAGCATTTGACGGATCTGGATGAGGCCGCGGCCGCCGAAGAGAAGCGTCTGATACAGCAGTTGTCCAAGGATGACTTTGACGAAGATTACTTGCTGCAAAAAATATCCATGCTGCAGTTGCGACTCGATGAAGCGCAGAAAACTCTACAGGCCGAAAGGGA TGAGAAGCACGAACTTCACAAGAGCATTGAGAAGCTGACACTGGAGATACAGGATGTGCGCGGACGTCACGAGGAGATGCGTTCAGCCAAGCAGGAAGCGGTTCGCGAGCTCTTGACactgcaggagcagcatcGGGCAGAGATGCGCATCGTGAACAACTCGCTGCAGGAAGAGATTGCCGCACGTGAGAACCTAGAGCGCCGTCTCACAGAGCTGCGAACCGAACTGGAGCATCTGCAGGCAGAAAACGCCTCCGAATGGGGCAAGCGGGAGCGCCTGGAGTCTGAGAAGTTGGCCTTGGAGCGCGACAACAAAAAGCTGCGCGCCGAGCTGCGTGACTATCAGGAGCGTTCGGATCGCAAGTGTCGCCCTATGCAGGCCAACGATGTGGAGCTTCGCGCGCTGCAGCAGGAGCTCTCGGAGCGCAACAAGGAGATCAGCGAGGTGAAAATGTCGCATGCCAAGCTGAAGAAACTGTTGGCTGAGACCAACACGGAGCTGAGCCACGCAGTGCGCCGGGCAGAGCAATACGAGGCAGAG GTCAAACGCCTACGGCAGCGGGTGGAGGAGCTAAAAAGGGAATTAGCGGGCGCCGAAGACGAGCTGGATTCGGCGGTGAATCAGGTGCGGCGTCTGCAGCGCTCCAACGATGAACTAGTGGGCCAAACTGAGGGCTTTCAGGTGCAAATTCAACATCTACAGAACAG ACGAGCCCCCAGTCCGCAGCTGCGCGGCATGGGTGGCGTTCAGTTGAGGAACAAAATAGCCGTCGAGCTGCCCAACGATTGTCTGCCGAATATCAATGATCTGCGCCAGATCTTTGATGATTCTCAGGCGGGAATGCGCAGCTCCCACAATGGCAGCGATGCCGCTGTTCATCATGCGGCTTCTGTAAAGCGTTCCAGTCACACGGAGCGcacgctgctgcagcagcaacagagcaGTGCAGCTGCCtcggctgcggcagcggcggcggcagcagcggcctTCTACGATGCAAAGCCCACGCATCTGGAGGAGAACATCTTCGAGTCAAAGTCCCGGAACCTGGAGTTTGAGCGGGCCAAGCAGAAGTTTGACAATCCCCATGGATCgcatcaccaccaccagagGCAGCGGTCGGGCAACGGACATGGCCGATACGGTAGTgccgggagcagcagcaactgcagcagcgccAATCGCTCGAATCTCGTGCTGCCCCTCAAATGCATGACCAATGGGGGTACTCCTTCCTCGGCGTCCAGCAAGGACGAGATGAACAGGCAGCTGTACGAGGCGCACGAGAAGGAGCAGGGCTATGCCAGGAATAGTATCAATCTGGATGGTCTCAAGGTATCCGACGATGAG ACTCCGTAG
- the LOC4817844 gene encoding uncharacterized protein has product MVQLSRSTKFTCICFAIYLSYAVFIFLLLPMLMPDPVTLQRSMLAYKTRHLGNLTKYTLETGGEPVRSLLVTFRGSGALKLLDNLSFQPGCYQHYAPLIAYQNRLNAEQRNKEALEEMVALYNCDYNKSAPMLSWGLQSSTFRRFYGVQWKNSLIYPSEVCWDPKVMSDICKIYPFLNMAVYNLRLEYLSTLLEREDLNIKIMLLIRDPRGTMHTRANSAWCANSPDCMPASLCSDMVSDYNTALRLLKQYPQRFGVIRYEDLVHDPEEIMLNVFNFYGLPMKRSKEVSRGVHPRIAHREGDGWEFPWRHANEPAYDWMYKMKIEDVKNIQSVCKQAMNVWGYRIIKDFEGFLPEAFEPLTAQN; this is encoded by the exons ATGGTTCAGTTATCGCGTAGTACAAAATTTACCTGCATTTGCTTTGCCATCTATTTGTCGTATGCCGTGTTCATATTCCTGCTGTTGCCCATGCTGATGCCCGATCCGGTGACACTACAACGGTCGATGCTCGCCTACAAGACCCGCCACCTGGGCAACTTGACCAAATACACGCTGGAGACAGGCGGTGAGCCTGTGCGCTCGCTGCTGGTCACATTCCGGGGCTCGGGGGCCCTGAAGCTGCTGGATAACTTGTCCTTTCAGCCGGGCTGCTATCAGCACTATGCCCCACTGATTGCCTATCAGAACCGTTTGAATGCGGAGCAGAGGAATAAGGAGGCGCTGGAGGAGATGGTGGCGTTGTACAATTGCGACTACAACAAGTCGGCGCCGATGCTCAGCTGGGGCCTGCAATCGTCCACCTTCCGACGCTTTTATGGCGTGCAGTGGAAGAACAGTCTGATTTATCCGAGCGAGGTCTGCTGGGACCCGAAAGTCATGTCGGATATCTGCAAAATCTATCCGTTCCTTAATATGGCCGTGTACAATCTAAGGCTCGAGTATCTGAGTACCCTGCTGGAGCGAGAGGA TCTCAACATAAAGATTATGTTGCTGATACGCGATCCCCGCGGCACGATGCACACACGTGCCAACAGCGCTTGGTGTGCCAACAGTCCAGACTGTATGCCGGCGAGTCTGTGCAGTGATATGGTCAGTGATTATAACACCGCACTGCGTCTATTGAAACAATATCCGCAGCGCTTCGG AGTCATACGATACGAAGACCTGGTCCATGATCCCGAAGAGATCATGCTGAATGTTTTCAACTTTTACGGTCTGCCCATGAAGCGGTCCAAAGAGGTTAGCCGCGGTGTCCATCCACGCATTGCTCACCGTGAGGGCGATGGCTGGGAGTTTCCCTGGAGGCATGCAAATGAACCGGCATACGATTGGATGTACAAAATGAAGATCGAGGATGTGAAAAACATTCAGAGTGTCTGCAAGCAAGCAATGAATGTGTGGGGCTATCGTATCATCAAAGACTTTGAAGGCTTCTTACCCGAGGCCTTTGAGCCGTTGACCGCCCagaa TTGA